Proteins from a genomic interval of Euleptes europaea isolate rEulEur1 chromosome 16, rEulEur1.hap1, whole genome shotgun sequence:
- the LOC130488429 gene encoding ferritin light chain, oocyte isoform-like — translation MSSQVRQNYHAKSEAGMNRLVNQLLHTSYTYLSLGYYFTRDNVALSKFASFSQHVSEEKHEQAEKLLTFQNHHGERAVLLDVKNPEQDEWGNRASAVAFALQVEKSVNQALLDLHKLASRHVDPHTCDFLETPYLDAEVKLIKKVGYHMTNLKRV, via the coding sequence ATGAGCTCCCAGGTCCGCCAGAACTACCATGCCAAGAGCGAAGCCGGCATGAACCGCCTGGTCAACCAGCTCCTCCACACCAGCTACACCTATTTGTCCTTGGGTTATTATTTCACCCGGGACAATGTGGCGCTGTCCAAGTTTGCGTCCTTTTCCCAGCACGTGTCTGAGGAGAAACATGAACAAGCTGAGAAACTCCTGACCTTTCAAAACCATCATGGGGAGAGAGCCGTTCTGCTGGATGTCAAAAATCCAGAACAGGACGAATGGGGGAACAGAGCCTCTGCTGTGGCCTTTGCCCTTCAGGTGGAGAAGAGCGTGAACCAGGCCCTGCTGGATTTGCACAAGCTTGCTTCTCGCCATGTGGATCCTCACACATGTGACTTCCTGGAGACTCCCTACCTCGACGCGGAGGTGAAGCTGATCAAGAAGGTGGGCTATCACATGACCAACCTGAAGCGGGTGTGA